The DNA window CTGTTTCGCCCTCGCGCTGGTGTGCGCGGGCATGGCCCCGGCGTGGGGCGACGCCGCCCCGGCGCGGCTGGCCGGCGTGTTCTGGTGGATGTCCGACGCCGATACGCGGCGGTCTGCGGAGGACTGGAAAGGGGAGCTCGATGCCCTCCAGGCCCTGGGCGCGGACCTGATGATCGTGTCGGACCTTTCCGGCCGGGGCGGCGCGGACGCGCCGGAGGGGGAGGCACCCCTGCGCGGGTTCTTCGACGAGACCGACCGCCGGGGGATGCGCGTCTTCCTCAGCACACTGTCCATGGCCAACTGGTGGGTCCAGCCGGACCCCGGCCCCGAACTCGCCCGCGCCGAGGCGCGCATCCGCGAGACCGTCCGCCTGTACGGGGCGCGCCCGTCGTTTCATGGCTGGTACGTCCCCTACGAGCTGTACCATTTCACCGGGCCGCAGGCGGAGCTCATCCGCGCGCTCTACCGGGGCGTGGCCGAACGCTGCAAGGCCGCCAGCGACAAGCCGGTCATGATCTCGCCGTTCTTCCTCCTCGACTGCGGCGGGAAACTGGGCGATTTCGCATGGGTGACCCCGGAGGAGTACCGCGATTTCTGGACCGGGCTGCTGCGCCAGGCCCCGGCGGTGGACATTGTCGCGCTTCAGGACAGCGGCGAGCACCTGTCCTGCTACACCCTGGACGACCGGCGGCCTTTCTTCGCCGCCATGAAGGAGGCCTGCGGCGCGGCGGGAAAGACCCTCTGGGCCAACGTGGAAAGCGGCGAGTTGGAGGTCGCCTCCTTGGACGACTACGTCGCGCGGTTCGGCCTGAAGACCCACGTGAACGACCCGAAGCTCGCCCCTTATTGGCGCGCGGTCCCTGCGGAGAAGTTCCGCGACAAGCTCCGCCTCGCCAGCGAGTTCACCGACACCGCCGTCACCTGGGGCTACCAGGAGTTCCTCCGCCCCGCCCGGGGCCCCCAAGCCGCGGCCGCCCACGCGGCCTATGCGGCCCTCATGCCGGCGAAGTAGGTGCGGCGGCACCTTCCTTTGGAGTGCGGCGGCAACGACGCCGCTTTGGTTTCCCCCTCGTTCCCAAGTGTTACTTGGGAAAGGGAGGAAGAGCCCGCAGTAGACGCGGCATCTTGCCGCGTTCTTGGGGGTTTTTCGTTGACCCGAAGAACGCGGCAAGATGCCGCGTCTACGTTTCCGACGGCGGCGTCAGAACTCCACGGCCCTGAGCGCCTCGAAGTAGAGCCCGTGGCCGAAGTCGCTGGGGTGGTTGATGTTGTTGGCGAGGAGGCTGGGGAGGTCTTTGCGTTTCAGGACCTCCTTCCAGACACCAAACACATCGGCGTAGGCGCATCGGGCCTCCTCCGCCGCGCGGCGGGTGGCTTCGGCGTACAGCTCCATGCGGTGGGTGCCGAATTTCCAGTCCGGGTTGGGGGGGAAGGCGGAGTACAGGAGCACCTCCGCGCCGGTCTGTTCTCGGATCTGCGCGGTCATCGCCTTCAGGTTGTCGGCGAATTGCTCCGGGGTGGGGCCGGACACGTTGTGGTCGTTCATGCCGAAGCCGATGATCACGAGGTCCGGGGCGCGGTCGAGCACCTTCTCGCGCAGGCGCGCGAGGCCCTGCGCCGTGCCGTCGCCGTTGGTCGCGCCGTTCTCCACCGTGATCTCCGCCTTCGGGAACCTGGCGGACAGATGGCGCGCCCACTGCTCCTGGAACTGGACCTCGCGGCTGCCCGCGTCTATCCCGGCGGTGATGCTGTCGCCGTAGGCGATGATCTTGAACGGGCCGCCCGCCCGCAGTTTTGCGGCCGTCTTGGGCAGCAGCGCCGCCTGGTCGCGGGGGGCGCACAGGGGCCGCGCGCCGCGCGCCCGGTAGTCCACATAGACAAAGAAGGCGCGGTTGCCGAAGCCCGGAAACGCGGTGTGGTCGAAGTCCTTCTGCCCGTAGAGCATGTTGGTCCTGAAGTCCGGAATGCGCGAGTCTGCGGTGCGGGCGACGGTTCCGGCGGCGGCGTCCACCACATAGTCGCGGCCCGTCTCGTAGATGACCGTGTCCGCCTGTCCGGGCTCATAGGTGCTGCGCACGGTGACGGAGCCCTCCTCCAGATTTCCGTAACACAGCGCGCCCGGCGCGGTGCCCGCGAGCACCAGGCTGTCCCCCTTGACGGCGAGGCCCTCCGCAGACGCCTGCGCGCCGGCCAAAGGAGGGAACATCATCCCGATCCCCGCCAGCACAAGCACGGCCATCACCGCCCGCCTGTATCCCGTGAATTCTGAACCCATCCCGGCACTCCTTTCCCGGGCGCGCCGTTCACGCGCCCGGGAAAGAGTGTAACGGATTCCGCGCCGCAGAGGCACCCGGCGCGCTCAGCGGTAGGCGGGGTTCACCCAGGCCCCGGCGAGCTGCGCTCCCGATGCGGGGGGCGGGGGCGGCAGCAGGGCGCCCGCGCGGTGCGCGGCGTAGGGGATGGCCGCCGGGGCGGGGGCGTAGACCGGCGCGGCGGACGCCACGGGCACCAGCCGCTCCTCGTAGACCTCGGGCACGTACTGCGTGCGCGTCTCGTAGAAACCGCCGCCGAGTTTCACCCCCGTGCGCGGGTCATAGGACTCGGGGATCCACACCTGGGTTGTCTCGTAGCGCGCGGGCGCCACCAGCACCCGCTCGCTCTGGTACTGCTGCGCCGGGGCGGCGTACTGCCGGCTCTGGACGGCAACCTGCGCCGCAATGCCGACGAGCCCGACCACGGCGTTCGCGATGCCCACATCGCGGTACGCGTCGGCCATCTCGTTCTCGTAGTCGTTCCAGCCGCCATGGCCGCCGTAATCGCCGTAATCGCCGTAGCCGCCCCGGTTCATCAGGCTGCCCAGGGCGTCCCTCACCCGGTCCCGGTCAATCCCCTTGCCCCCATTCCGGGCCGAAGAACCCCGCCCTGACAGGGCGCCGGGGGCGCGGAGGCCGTTCCGGCCTGAGGAAAGCCCGTCCCGCAGGGCGCGGCCCGCCGTGCTTCCCGAAAAGGGGGTTCTGCCGCGGGCGGACGAGATGCCGCGAAGACTGCGTCCGCCGAGACTCGACAGACCCCGGCTGGAACCGATCCCGCGCAGGGACCGCCCGGGCGTCTTGCCCGCGCCGCTGCGGGCGGCGGAGGCCGCCGCCTTGCCCAGACTTTCCAGGGGACTCGCCGCCGGAGCGGGTCCCGCCGCCAGGCACACCGCCACCGCCATGCCCATGACCACCACACGATACGCTGTTTTCCTGCTCATGGCTGTGCTCCTTTGATTGTTCGCCGCAAGCCGCGCGGCGTCTGCCTCTTTCAATTGGTTCAACCACCAACACCTATATAGACGATACCGGCGGGGGGTTTGTTCATCACGCGGCGCAGAAATCTTCTGGAACCCCTTGCCTGGTAAACTCTTGACAGAAATCCGCCGGGGCCGGCCGGGTGCTGACAGACGATGGGAGTTATGGGAAGTAGGGGAAGTATGGGAGGGATGGGATGCCGGAGAAAGGCCGCACTTATGGGACTGCAAAGTGTGCAAGGCCGGATGCGTTCTCCTCGCAGGACCAGCGGCACCACCCGCCCCCATTCTCCCATAATTCCCCCACTTCCCATAACTCCCAGCCCTTCCTGAATCCCCGCACCGGAGCGCCTTCCGGGGCCGGGTTGTCTCCGGCGGCGCGCTTCCTGTTATCCTATGCCCGGCTTGCGGAACCGACTCGGGAAAAGGCGCACAATGAAGGTCACAAGCCGTGGCGGGCACTTGTCGGCGGGGCGGCGTCCCCTGGAGAGGCCCCTGCGGCGCGCGCCCGCCCCGGGCGGGACGTCGGCGCCGCCGCCGCAGCCCCCGAGGGGGAAAGGAACGCCTGTGAGGCCGGGTCCCGGACACATGCTCTTCGCCGCCGTCCTGCTGCTGGCGGGATGCTCCTGCAATCCCCCGCCGGAGCTGCCGGGCATGGTGATCAAGGCGGGCAACGGCGCGGAGGTCCAGGACCTCGACCCCCAGCAGGTCACCGGGGTGGCGGAGCACCGCGTGCTCTGTTCCCTGTTTGAGGGGCTGGCCGGGGTGGACCCCGCCACGCTGGAACCCGTGCCCGGCGCGGCGGCGTCGTGGGACGTGTCGCCCGACGGCCTGACCTACACCTTTCATCTGCGGCCCGGGGGAAAATGGTCCGATGGCGCGCCGTTGACGGCGGAGGACTTCGCGTGGTCCTGGCGGCGGATGCTGTCGCCGCGGCTGGCCGCCGAGTACGCCTACCTGCTCCACTGCCTCCGGGGCGCCGAGGCCTACAACGCCGGGGACACGGACGACTTCTCCACCGTGGGCGTCCGGGTCGCGGATCCTCTCACGCTGGTGGTGACGCTGGAGCACCCCACGCCCTACTTCCTCTCCATGCAGTCGCACTGCGCCTGGTACCCCGTTCCGCGCCATGTGGTGGAGAAGTTCGGCGCGATGGACGAGCGGGCCACCGCGTGGAGCCGTCCGGGCAGCCTCGTGGGGAACGGGCCTTTTCTTCTGCGGGACTGGCAGCCGAACGAGCTGATCCAGGTGGTGCGCAACCCGCACTACTGGGACGCCGCGGCCGTGAAGCCGGACGCCGTGGCCTTTTATCCCATTGACAACCTCCAGACCGAGGAGCGCACCTTCCGCGCGGGCAACCTGCACCTCACGGCCACGGTGCCCATGCACCGCATCCCCGTGTACCGCCGGGAGCACCCGGAACAGCTTCGGATCCACCCCTACCTCGGCGTGTACTTCTACCGGGTGAACGCCACGAAGCCGCCTTTCACCGACCGGCGCGTGCGCCGCGCGCTGGCGATGGCGCTGGACCGCGAAGAGATCGCCGCGCACGTCATGAAGTCGGGCGAGCTGCCGGCGGGGAGTCTGGTGCCGCCGGACACCGCCGGGTACACCTCCCGCGCGCGGGTGGCCTTTGACTTGGAGGCCGCGCGCGCCCTGCTGGCGGAGGCCGGGTTTCCCGGCGGGGAGGGGCTGCCCCCGGTGGACATCCTCTACAACACGAGCGAGGCCCACAAGACCATCGCCGAGACGGTGCAGCGCATGTGGCGCGAACATCTGGGCGTGGACGCCCGCCTGCTCAACCAGGACTGGAAGGTCTACCTCAGCTCCCTGAACACCCTGGACTACGCCGTGGCCCGGTCGTCGTGGATCGGCGACGTGGTGGACCCGGTGAACTTCCTTGAGTGTTTCCTGACCGGCGGCGGGAACAACCGCTGCGGCTGGTCGTCGCCGGCCTACGACCGCCTGATCCGGGAATCCTACGGCGAGGTGGACCCCGCGCGCCGCCTGGAACTGCTCCAGCAGGCCGAGGAAATCCTGCTGGACGACGCGCCCATCATCCCAGTCTACTATTACACGTGGACCTTTCTCATGTCCCCCGAGGTGCAGGGGTTCCAGCCGAACATGCTGGGCCTTTTCCGCTGGCAGGACCTCTGGCTGGAACCCGGGGGGGCGGGCAAATGACCGGGTTTGTCCTGCGGCGGCTCCTGGAGATTGTCCCCGTCCTGCTGGCGGTGGTCACGATCACCTTCTTCCTCGTGCGCCTCGCGCCGGGCGGACCCTTCGACTCGGAGAAGCGGCTGGAGCCGAAGGCCCAGGCCCAGATCGAGGCCTTTTACCGCCTCGACCGCCCGCTGCACCGGCAGTATCTCGATTACCTGTGGGACGCCGCGCGCGGCGACCTGGGGCCGTCCTACCGCAAGACGGGGCGCACGGTGACGGAATGGGTGGCGCTGCGCCTGCCGGTCTCCATGGAACTGGGGCTTTACGCCCTCGCGGTGGCGCTGGCCATCGGCATGGGCGCGGGGCTGCTGGCGGCGCTGCGGCCCAACAGCCTGCTGGACCACGGCGTCATGAGCGCCGCCATGCTGGGCATCTGCCTGCCGGGCTTCGTGCTGGGGCCGCTGCTCACGCTGGTCTTCTCGCTGTGGATGGGCTGGCTGCCCGTGGCCGGGTGGACCACGCCGGCCCACAAGATTCTGCCCGCCATCACCCTGGGGGCCATGTACGCGGCCTACATCGCCCGCATGACCCGCGGCGGCATGCTGGAGACCCTCAGCCAGGACTTCATCCGAACCGCCCGCGCCAAGGGCCTGACGGAGGCGCGCATCCTCCTGCGCCACGCCCTGCGCGGCGGCATCCAGCCCGTGGTCGCCTTCCTCGGCCCGGCCATGGCGGGGCTCTTCACCGGGTCCTTCGTCGTCGAGACCATCTTCCAGATTCCCGGGCTGGGCCGCGAGTTCGTCGAGGCGGCCTTCAACCGCGACTACACCATGGTCACGGGCACCGTGCTTGTCTATGCGGCGCTGGTGGCGCTGCTCAACCTCGCGGCGGACCTGGCCCAGGCCTGGCTCGACCCGCGCGCGCGGGGGCAGTGACATGACCGCCCCCCGCGACATTGAAACGCCCGCCGCCGCTCCCCTTGCGGAGGAGATCCCCGCCGGCCGCGCCTCGCTCTGGCGCGACGCGTGGCGGCGGCTCCGCGTGAACCGGCTCGCCGTGGCGGCGCTGGTTGTGCTGTGCGCCGTGGGCATTCTGGTGGTCGCGGGGCCCTGGGTCACCCCCCAGACCTACGACACTCAGGACACGGCCCTTGGCGCCGTCGGCCCCCGCGTCGGGCACTGGCTCGGCACCGACCCCCTGGGCCGCGACCTTCTCGCGCGGCTCCTGCAGGGCGGGCGCGTGTCTCTGCTCATCGGGCTGTCCGCCACCGCCGTGTCCCTGCTCATCGGCGTGCTCTACGGCGGCGTGTCCGGCTTCGCAGGCGGCCGCGCCGACGCCCTTATGATGCGCATCGTGGACATCCTCTACGCCCTGCCCTACACGGTGTTCGTCATCATCCTCATGGTCTTCTTCGGGCGGAACTTCCTGTTCCTCTTCCTGGCCATCGGCGCGGTGGAGTGGCTCACCATGGCCCGCATCGTGCGCGGGCAGGTGCTGTCCCTGCGCGAGCGCGAGTTTGTCGAGGCCGCGCGGGCCCTCGGACTCGGCCGCGCCCGCATCCTGATCCGCCACATCCTGCCCAACACCCTCGGGCCCGTCATCATCTACGCCACCCTGACGGTGCCCCGCGTCATGCTCCTTGAGGCCACCCTCAGCTTCCTCGGCCTCGGCGTGCAGCCGCCCATGAGCTCCTGGGGCCTCCTCATCAAGGAGGGCGTCGAGACCATGGAGGAGTACCCCTGGCTGCTCCTCTTCCCCAGCATCGCCTTCTCCGCGACCCTCTTCGCCCTCAACGCCCTCGGCGACGGCCTCCGCGACGCCCTGGACCCCAGGACATCGAGGGACTGAAGAGGGGGGAGGGGGGGCGCAGATTGCGCAGAAGGGCGCAGGCTATAAGGCGCCGGCCCGGCGGGACGGACTCATTCCGCAGGCCTTTCCCCCCGTATGGTGGCGTTGCGGCAAAACTCCGGAGAGTCTTGTTCTTGCCTCTCGGCACAAAAACCGCCAATAACTGCGGAAATTTTTGTCGCCGGGGTCGTGCGCAAGGCCGCACGACCCCGGCGACGCCCCCCGCCCGAGTCCCACCGCGAGCCCAAAGATGCGCGGCACGCCAGCAACGCGAAACCCAAAAACGGGCTTAAGACGGGGGACGTCAGCCGGTGGTTGTGTGGAAAAAACCAGCCAGCGGACAAGGCTTCTCCGCCGCCGCAGAAAAAAGGCAGACAGGAATGTCTGCCTCACACAATGTGCGGCAGACATTCCTGTCTGCCCAGAAGAACGTGGACGGTCGAAGCGCGCTGTGGTTGGCCGAGAATCCCCGCTCAGGTATACTTAGAACAGCGGCACCACCTCCCGGTGCAGCGCTGTGGTTGGC is part of the Candidatus Hydrogenedentota bacterium genome and encodes:
- a CDS encoding DUF4434 domain-containing protein, encoding MGSVRRCCFALALVCAGMAPAWGDAAPARLAGVFWWMSDADTRRSAEDWKGELDALQALGADLMIVSDLSGRGGADAPEGEAPLRGFFDETDRRGMRVFLSTLSMANWWVQPDPGPELARAEARIRETVRLYGARPSFHGWYVPYELYHFTGPQAELIRALYRGVAERCKAASDKPVMISPFFLLDCGGKLGDFAWVTPEEYRDFWTGLLRQAPAVDIVALQDSGEHLSCYTLDDRRPFFAAMKEACGAAGKTLWANVESGELEVASLDDYVARFGLKTHVNDPKLAPYWRAVPAEKFRDKLRLASEFTDTAVTWGYQEFLRPARGPQAAAAHAAYAALMPAK
- a CDS encoding SGNH/GDSL hydrolase family protein, which translates into the protein MGSEFTGYRRAVMAVLVLAGIGMMFPPLAGAQASAEGLAVKGDSLVLAGTAPGALCYGNLEEGSVTVRSTYEPGQADTVIYETGRDYVVDAAAGTVARTADSRIPDFRTNMLYGQKDFDHTAFPGFGNRAFFVYVDYRARGARPLCAPRDQAALLPKTAAKLRAGGPFKIIAYGDSITAGIDAGSREVQFQEQWARHLSARFPKAEITVENGATNGDGTAQGLARLREKVLDRAPDLVIIGFGMNDHNVSGPTPEQFADNLKAMTAQIREQTGAEVLLYSAFPPNPDWKFGTHRMELYAEATRRAAEEARCAYADVFGVWKEVLKRKDLPSLLANNINHPSDFGHGLYFEALRAVEF
- a CDS encoding peptide ABC transporter substrate-binding protein, which translates into the protein MVIKAGNGAEVQDLDPQQVTGVAEHRVLCSLFEGLAGVDPATLEPVPGAAASWDVSPDGLTYTFHLRPGGKWSDGAPLTAEDFAWSWRRMLSPRLAAEYAYLLHCLRGAEAYNAGDTDDFSTVGVRVADPLTLVVTLEHPTPYFLSMQSHCAWYPVPRHVVEKFGAMDERATAWSRPGSLVGNGPFLLRDWQPNELIQVVRNPHYWDAAAVKPDAVAFYPIDNLQTEERTFRAGNLHLTATVPMHRIPVYRREHPEQLRIHPYLGVYFYRVNATKPPFTDRRVRRALAMALDREEIAAHVMKSGELPAGSLVPPDTAGYTSRARVAFDLEAARALLAEAGFPGGEGLPPVDILYNTSEAHKTIAETVQRMWREHLGVDARLLNQDWKVYLSSLNTLDYAVARSSWIGDVVDPVNFLECFLTGGGNNRCGWSSPAYDRLIRESYGEVDPARRLELLQQAEEILLDDAPIIPVYYYTWTFLMSPEVQGFQPNMLGLFRWQDLWLEPGGAGK
- a CDS encoding ABC transporter permease subunit, whose product is MTGFVLRRLLEIVPVLLAVVTITFFLVRLAPGGPFDSEKRLEPKAQAQIEAFYRLDRPLHRQYLDYLWDAARGDLGPSYRKTGRTVTEWVALRLPVSMELGLYALAVALAIGMGAGLLAALRPNSLLDHGVMSAAMLGICLPGFVLGPLLTLVFSLWMGWLPVAGWTTPAHKILPAITLGAMYAAYIARMTRGGMLETLSQDFIRTARAKGLTEARILLRHALRGGIQPVVAFLGPAMAGLFTGSFVVETIFQIPGLGREFVEAAFNRDYTMVTGTVLVYAALVALLNLAADLAQAWLDPRARGQ
- a CDS encoding ABC transporter permease, giving the protein MTAPRDIETPAAAPLAEEIPAGRASLWRDAWRRLRVNRLAVAALVVLCAVGILVVAGPWVTPQTYDTQDTALGAVGPRVGHWLGTDPLGRDLLARLLQGGRVSLLIGLSATAVSLLIGVLYGGVSGFAGGRADALMMRIVDILYALPYTVFVIILMVFFGRNFLFLFLAIGAVEWLTMARIVRGQVLSLREREFVEAARALGLGRARILIRHILPNTLGPVIIYATLTVPRVMLLEATLSFLGLGVQPPMSSWGLLIKEGVETMEEYPWLLLFPSIAFSATLFALNALGDGLRDALDPRTSRD